CCCCCGAGGCCTCTCGCGCGATTTCGAAGAGGGCTGCCTCCTCGACCTCGATCGACTCCTTTTCTGAAATCCTCTTCAGATGACCAACGATCAGATTCAGTGTCATCGGTCTCAAATCGAATCGAAGACAGCGTGAGATGATCGTGATCGGGACCTTCTGCGGCTCCGTCGTTGCAAAGATAAAGAGGGCATGCGGAGGGGGTTCTTCCAATGTCTTCAAGAGGGCATTGAAGGCAGCGGTCGAGAGCATATGGACTTCGTCGATGATGTAAATCTTGTAGCGTCCACCCGGGGCAAGATAACGAATCTTTTCCCGGATCTCGCGAACATCCTCCACAGAGGTATTTGAGGCACCGTCAATCTCCATGACCGCCATCGAGCGTCCTTCCGTGATATCCACGCAGGAAGGGCACGAACCACATGGCTCAGTCGTCGGCTGGTCTGTCTTCTGACAATTCAACGCCTTCGCCAGGATCCTGGCCAATGACGTCTTCCCGATCCCACGAGGTCCCGTAAAAAGGTAGGCATGATGGATCCGCCCCTCCGTCAGGATATTCTTGAGGATTTTGACAGTGACTTCCTGACCGACGACATCCTCAAAGGTTTGAGGGCGGTATTTGAGGGCCAGGACACGAGAAGACATGGGGGTTCATTGCCTCGGTTTGATCTGATCATCAAGTCAAAAAAGCAAAAGATCAGGATTGATCAACTCCCTTAAAATATTTATAGAAGTTGTGTTAGAGGTCAAATAACGAAAGGAGGGATCGATGAGACGCCTAAAATTGTTCTTGTTATTCATGGGGCTCACTCTATCTTTTGTTTCTGTCGCCTATGCCGATGAGTCGGCGATCCTCGAGGTTCAGGTGGAGGGGATCAAAAACAAAAAAGGAGAGGTTGGTGTCGCCCTGTTTTCGAGTACCATGGGATATCCGACCCATCTCGAACATGCCTATGAGACGGAGTGGATCCCCTATGAAAAAGGAGAGGGCAGTTTAATATTTAACTTTGAGGGCCTTCCACCGGGCGACTACGCGGTCTCGGTCCTCCATGACACAAACGGGAATCGAAAGGTGGATCGAACCGGTCTCGGATTTCCCAAAGAAGGAGTCGGTTTCTCAAACGATCAAAAGGTCACATTGAAAGCACCGAGTTTTAAGAAATCGAAATTCCCTCTAACTGCTGGAGAGAGTAAAAAGATCGTGATTCAGCTCGAGTATCGAAAGGATTGAATTTGGAGAGGTGGCCGAGTGGTTGAAGGCGCTAGTCTCGAAAACTAGTATACCCGCAAGGGTATCGAGGGTTCGAATCCCTCCCTCTCCGTAAAAAAATTAATGATGGGATTCGAAACCAACATTTCACTGGAAAAAGGTTCCGGTCTTGTTTCATAGTGGCCAATATGACTGAAGGACTCGAGTCGCTGTCACAGGAAAAACGTCTCTTCCCCCCTCCGAAAGAGGTCTCAGACCGAGCTTGGGTGAAGAACCTCTCGGCCTATACGAAACTTTATGAAGCCTCGCTGAAAGACCCCGAAAAATTCTGGGCCGAAAGGGCCGAGAATTATTTCTGGTTCAAAAAATGGGATCGAGTCCTCCGCTTCGATTGGAAAGATTCGTACCGGGTCGAATGGTTTGGCGGGTCCAAGACGAATCTCTCTGTCAATGCCCTTGATCGTCATCTGGGAAAAAATGGCGATCGACTCGCCTATCTCTGGATCGGCAATGAGCCGGGAGAGGAGAAGAGAATCAGTTATCGTGAGCTTTTTGAAGCAGTTTGTCGATTCGCGAATGTCCTCAAATCCCATGGGGTGAAAAGAGGTGACCGGATCGCGATCTATCTCCCGATGATCCCGGAGTTGCCAATCGCCATGCTCGCCTGCGCCCGGATCGGGGCGATCCATTCGGTCGTCTTCGGAGGATTTTCGGCCGAATCGCTCTCCGACCGGATCCTCGACGCACAATGCCGTTACCTGATCACCTCGGATGGTGGATTTCGTGGGAATAAAAAAATCCCGCTCAAGGGAATCGCCGATGAGGCGCTCAAACTCTGCGAGTCGAAGAAGCTTTCACTGGAAAAATGTTTTGTTGTCCGCCGAACAGGGGAGCCAGTCCCGATGCAAACAGGTCGCGATCTCTGGTGGGATAAGGAAATCGCCTCTGCCTCAAACTCCTGCTCCGCCGAAAAAATGGATGCAGAAGACCCGCTCTTTATTCTCTACACCTCCGGTTCGACAGGAAAGCCCAAAGGGGCGGTTCACACCACGGCAGGATATATGGTCTACGCCGCAGAAAGTTTTCGTGACATCTTCGATTATCATCCTGAAGATCTTTACTGGTGCACCGCTGATATTGGCTGGATCACGGGACATACCTATACCCTCTATGGCCCGCTTTGTGCCGGTGCCAGTTCGGTTCTCTTCGAGGGGATCCCGACCTATCCCGATCCAGGACGGTTTTGGAAAATTGTCGAAAAACACCACGTCAATGTTCTTTATACCGCACCGACCGCGATCCGATCGCTCATGCGCGAAGGGGATCAATGGCCGGCAAAACATAACTTAAGTTCACTAAAAATCCTCGGCTCTGTCGGTGAACCGATCAATCCGGAGGCCTGGATCTGGTACCACAAAAAAATCGGTGGCGGACGTTGCCCGATCGTTGACACCTGGTGGCAGACCGAGACCGGGGGGATCCTGATCACCCCTCTTCCCGGAGCGATGCCAACAAAACCGGGCTCCGCCTCACTCCCCTTCTTCGGCATCGAACCGGCGATCCTGAAGGAAGACGGCAGTGAATGTAAAACGAACGAGGGGGGACTGCTCATCATCAAAAAGCCATGGCCCGGGATTATGCGAACGGTGTACGGGCAGCATGATCGTTTTATTGAGACCTATTTTACCCAATTCCCCGGACGTTATTTCACTGGCGACAGCGCGCGGCGTGATGAAGATGGTTATTTTTGGCTCATGGGGCGGATCGATGATGTAATCAAAGTCTCAGGGCACCGGATCGGTACCGCCGAGGTCGAGAGCGCCCTCGTCGCGCACCCCTCCGTCGCGGAAGCAGCGGTCGTCGGAATCCCCCATGAGATCAAGGGCCAAGGGATCTACGCCTTCGTCTCGCTCCGCGAAGGTTTTGAACCGTCAGAACCCCTCAATAAAGAGCTGTATCAGCATGTCCGCAAAGAGATTGGCGCGATCGCGACACCGGAAAAGATCCAGTTTGCCCCTGCCCTCCCAAAAACGCGTTCGGGCAAGATCATGCGCCGGATCTTGCGAAAGATCGCCGAAGAAAAACCTGACGAAATCGGCGATACAACAACGCTCGCTGATCCAACTGTAGTCGAACAACTGATAAAAAATAAACAATAGAAGGATATGGGATTCTTCCCTCGAGATATCCTTTTACCGAACGAACATGGTGCCTGGGGGATGCTGGTCACTGCATTTCTCTTGGGCTGGCTCGGGGCCCCCGAACTTTCCCGGGATCCCCTCCTCCTTTTACCCGCGGCGTTAGGGGGCTTTCTCACCCGTTATCCTGTCGGGATCTATTTTAAAAAGAGACGCGTGACCCGTCAGTTAGGTATTCCGTTGAAACGAGAAAAAAAGTGGTTTCTGATTTATTCGATTTTCACACTGCTTGTCGGACTTCCGCTTTTGCATCCACTGGGCTGGTGGTGGCTGCTCCCGTTCACTTTTCTTGCCACCCTCGCCCTGGCCCTTCATCTAACCGCTATTATCCAAAGAAAAGAGCGGACGCTTTTTGTGGAAATCACAGCGATGCTCGGGATCTCCCTGCTCGCCCCAGCCGCTGCCTATGCCGCCTCAAAACAGTTTGATTGGAAAATATTTATCCTCTGGATACTCTTTGTACTCTTCTATACCCAACGGATCATCGCAATCAAAGAGAAGGTGGCGCGACGAAAAGAAACCGGACTGGATATTCGTAAGGTCGGTAAAAGAGAGCTTATCTACTCTTCTCTCTTCTTCCTCGCTGTTATTCTTTGGATGAGGATTTCTGGCTAATCTGTGTACCCCACAAGCGTACGAAAAAATGCGCAACATCCCGCACCAGACACCGATAATACCCCCAGAGAGTACAGAGCATGGTCAAGAAAAACAAAGAAAAATCACCTTCACCGAACCTTTTTGAATACACCGATTATCGCCGCTATCTGGCTGATTACTACCAGTCCAAGAAAAATGAGAAGCCGGGGTTCTCTTATCGGCTCTTTTCGCGCAAGGCCGAGCTCTCCTCCCCCAGCTATCTGCTCGATGTGATCAAAGGGAAGAAAAATGTCGAAGGGAAATCGCTTAGTGGTTTTTGTAAGGCGCTCGAATTCAACTCTCGAGAACGTTTGTATTTCGAGAACCTCGTCCGATTCAATCAGGCAACGAACCAGGAGACAAAACGGTATTACTATGAACAACTCTTGCCGATCCTCCAGAAGGAAAACGGAACCCGCCTCGCCACCGATCAATACGAATATTTCAATCATTGGTACGCCCCGATCATTCGGGAGATGGTCGGTCTTGAAAATTTCCGTGAGGATCCCGTCTGGATCAGCCACCGCTTGAGAAGAAAGATAACGCCGACCGAGGCGAAAAAGACCCTCCAACTGCTGCTCGATCTCAAAATGATCGAGAGAGACGCTCAGGGAAGGCTAAAACCGACTGTCGTGAATCTCACCACACCTGCCGAGGTGTCAGCGATTTCGGTAGTCAAGTTTCACGAGGAGATGTTGGAGCGCGCCAAGGAGTCTCTGGGGAAGGACGCTGGTTCGAAACGCGAGATCTCCAGCATTACAGCAGCCCTCACGCCAACACAATTCCGGCAATTCAAACAGGAGATCCAGGAATTTCAGAATAAGATGATGCAATACCTCGAAAATACCGACCCCAGCGCGCCCCATGTGTATCAGTTTAATTGCCAACTCTTTTCTCTAACCGATCTTCAAGAGGGAGAAACCGATGTTGCTCCGCAACAACTCAAAGTTGGCTAAAATATTATCCACACTCGTGGTGCTTTTCACGCTGGTTAGTTGCCGTATCGACAACTCGGCCACACGAACCGGCAATCCCAACACGGAAGGAGAGGCGACGCGCACAGGCAATCCGAATAGTAATGGAGAATGGAGCGATGAGGGAAGCGACGAGGCAGCGACCCCGGATCCATCATCCGATGAGGAATTGTCGGATTACATCGATAATAACCGGACTCTCACTGGAAGCCTTGAGGGCGATGACACGGCATGTCTGAATTATCAGTTAGATTTCGATCCCGAAAAACAGGAGGTCACAGTCATCTTTTACGAAGATGAAGAGGGAAATATCGTCTGCTCGATCACCTCAACTTCATATAAAATTGATAATGAAGGGAAACTGCGTAGCAACGATAAAGATCTCGACTTAGGAATATCCTTAGATGAGGGAAGACCGACAGTCATGATGAAACCGCCTCGTCCTAGTCTTGATCAGGACCAAGAGACTGCTGTTATGAATCATCATGAGAGTGCCTCTTCTGTTGGCGCTCTAGAAACCGAAACTGAAGCGGTCGAACGACTCGACTACGACAATATGAGGGAAGGTCCTTTCGCTAATCCTCATACGCTCCAAATCCTTCGTCGGCAGGCGGCACCCACTAAGCTGCAAAAGAAAAAGAATTCCAAAAAGAAATAAGGTGTTTTTTTCGGTGCGGAGGGGGTGAGATTCGAACTCACGGTACCCTTGCGGGTACTCCAGTTTTCAAGACTGGCGCCTTCAACCACTCGGCCACCCCTCCTCATACCTCATCCTCATTGATCCACTTCTCAACATGAGCCGGTTGAAACGATTCCATTTTTTCCAAGAGAGCCAAGGGGTCTCTCTCAATAAGAATCAAAGCCCGATGTTCGGGACGGATAAGGGCTTCTTGGGTCCCCTTTTCAATCTGTGTCAGGAACGCATCATAATATCCGTCAATATTCAGAACCCCACACGGTTTTGAATGAAGCCCCAACTGCCCCCATGTGATAATCTCCAAAATTTCTTCGAAGGTTCCAAACCCACCCGGAAGCGCAATGAACCCGTCCGAGAGATCATACATCATCTTCTTTCTCTCATGCATCGAAGAGACGCGGTGGAGCTCCGTCAGCCCTGCATGTCCTACCTCTTTTTGAAAAAGCATCTCCGGGATCACACCGATAATTTTTCCCCCTCTTCCCAGAACAGAATCAGCAAAAACCTTCATGAGTCCCACGCCGCCACCGCCATAAACACCGGTGATCCCTTTCTCCGCAACGCCTTTTCCTATCGCGCGAGCCGCTTCCCGGAAGCGTGGATTGCGACCCACATTCGATCCACAAAAGACACAGATGCTTTTTAAATTCGGTTTCATCGAGGCGGCAGGTTAGTTCAGATAATTTTTAAAGGCAAGCCTTCCTCAGCCTCTTGTAAGTTAAGGGGACAAAGGAAAGCAAAACGATGAGACATAATAAAAGGAGGCAGCTCGGTTTAAGATTCTTCATCGTGATGCCGGTCAAACGAAAAAGTCTCGCAATCTGGCTGATTCAAATGAACAACGATAAAAGAATTCTCATCTCAATGACACGAATTTTCGCAATGGTCAGAGATCCTTCTCTTAACGAATCTCCCAAACAACCGATCGATCGAGAAGAACCCTGCTCCAAAGAACAGAACGGTCAGGACCGTAATCAGAAATGGAAACGGGGTCGCCTTCACAAAGGCATCGGTATCGGTAAAAAACGAGAAGAACGCGGCGCGATCGGCGGTCAGATAGGCGACGAACATCGTGATCGCCAAAGGGATCGTGATGAGTCGGGATCCGAGTCCAAGGATCAAGAAGAGCCCACCCAAAAATTCCGTCAGACCGACCAGATAAACGTTGAAGATCGGAAACGGGATCCCGAGTCCCTGAAAGAATTCGATGACCGGACCGGGATTGGCCAACTTCCCCTTGCCGGTGACGACGAATTGCCACCCCCAGTTGATCCTTGTGAGTAGGAGAAAGAAACTCGCGAGCACACCAGTGCAGACCAGCCACTTCTCGTAGATTGCTTTAAGTTTGGTCAACATAAACCCTCCTTGAGGTCGCCCTCTTTGTGCAGTTTTTTGATAAATTCGAGTGAATCATCCCTCTCGTTGTCGGTGAGCTGAAGCTTTCTTTGGGCCTCTCCAATCGTCATCTGTCTGTTTTTCAATAATAGATCCAGGAATCTTGCAATCTTTATCGTCTTCGATGTTGATCTTTTCCGAATCTTAAAGAAAAGTCCGGGATCGATCCCACCTTCCGTGAGGTGCGCATAAATCTCTTTCTTGATCCGGCAATCGACCGATTTTCCCTCCTCCCGTGTGAGCGGACAGCCGCTGTGGCAGATCGGTTGATACAGGCAGGTTTGACACTCCGGATCGACGGGCCGTGGTCCGTAAAGGCGATGCCTCTTGATCACTATCGTTTCAAAGAACTCTTCGAACCAGTTCGTAAACACCCCCGTCTCGAGGTAGTTTTTGTTGCAGGAGTAACAGTTGCCGTCGCCTGATCTCCTCGTGAAGATTGTTCGGGAGAAATTCATTGATCAGCACCATCGCCCTTCTCGATGTCCCGGAGTCAGAGGTCCGCGAAATGCTCAAGGATCAACCCGAATTTCTCTCCCATTTCCTCGATTGCCGAATCCATGCGAGAGCAGTCCTTGAAGGGAAACTCCCGGACCTGAAAAAGCACCTCAGGGTTAGCCTTTAATCTCTTTGACTGCCTTTGAAATATCTCCCAGACAACAGGTCTTCTTTGGGTTGACAGCCTCACAACGGCAGTTGCCGGACTTGATTTGCGCCCTTAGGAAATCAGGGATGGTTGTCTTCCCGGTTTTTCTGATCTCCTGCTCAATATCCTGTCGAAAGATATGAAAGCAATAACAGATCGGTGATGAATCATACCTCTCTTTTACAGGAGATGCCGGGGCATGGCCCGTCTCCTTGTCAGTAACCTCGCAAATTCCATTGCAACAGGTATCATTCATACTTTCCTCCCGATGAGGGGCGTTGGGGGGAGAGAGGATTCTTCCCCCAACTTTAGCGAGCATCCGGCTTTGCCGGTGCTAGCGAATCAACCAATCAAATGTGGACCAATCAAGAAGATCACCGCCAATGCCGTCGAGAGCCACAAGGGTTCGAGCCGACTTTTTTGCGGAGAGGGCGGGATTCGAACCCGCGATACCCTTGCGGGTATACTACCTTTCCAGGGTAGCGCCTTCAACCACTCGGCCACCTCTCCATTATATTTTGGGGAGAGATCCTGCTCTCTCCCCAAAACCCCTCATCGAGTTATCCAGTATGTCACCGCTCACTCCGTTTTGTCGGACGGAGTAAATCCGATCCTCCAAAGCCTCGTTCGCTATTATTATCTTTAGGGAGAAATCCTGCTCTCTCTCCCCTACCCTTCTTCTCTTACACAAGCAAGCTGATCACATAAAAATGACTCGCGGAGCCGGCCAAGAAGAAGCAGTGCCAAATCTCATGGAAGCCGAACTTGCCGGGGAAAGGGTTTGGTTTTTCCAAAACGTAGATCAACCCTCCCACGGTAAAAAAGAGCCCTCCCAGGATGAAAGAAAAAATCCCCTCCCAGTGGAGCGCCAAATAAATCGGTTTGACAATCAAAAGACCCAGCCATCCCATGCCGATATAAAAAGAGACCATGAACCAACGCGGCGCATTGGGACGGATCGCCTTGAAGAGTATTCCAATCACTGCGAGTGCCCAAACAAGACCAATCATGACCCATCCAAAGGTATTCTTCAAAAGGATCAGACAAAGCGGTGTCGCCGTCCCAGCGATCGCGAAGAAAATGGCAAAGTAGTCAAGTTGGCGAAGGAGATGATTTGTTTTCGGAGAGCCATCGATCCCATGGTGGAGGGCGCTTGAAAGAAACATCGTCACAAGACAAAATCCATAAATAGAAAAGGCAACGATCTTTTCGGTTTGACCTGTCTTCCAGGCGAGAGAGATCAAAAAACAAACACCGGCAGCAGAGAGTACTGCACCAAGAGAGGAAATCAGCGTGTTGTAGACCTCATCAGTCACATGGGTGCTGCCATCTTTACTCAAAAGCGGCGTTGTCAAAGTACCTCCTAAGCAAATCGCGCCTTCAAAATCCGGTACCCAAGGGGAAGAAAAGAAACAAAAATAATGCCAACAATCACAAACTCGAAGTTTTTCTTCACACCTGGAATATTGCCGAAATAATAACCTCCCAGCAGAAAAACAAGGACCCACAAGAGGGCACCGGTAACATTAAAAATTGCAAAACGCCTATACCGCATAATACCAATCCCGGCAACAAAAGGGGCAAAGGTCCGGATGATCGGCATGAAGCGGGCAATCACGATCGTCTTCCCTCCATGCTTCTCGTAGAACGCCTCCGTCGCCAAGAGATGCTTTTTATTGAGCCACCAACTTTCTTTGCGATTAAAAATCCTGGGCCCAACACGACGACCGATCGAGTAATTTGCCGCATCCCCGATGACAGCCGCTAAAAAAAGGAGAGGAACAAGCCAACTGATTTTCAATACAGACTGCTCTGTCGCCGCCATCGCACCGAGGGCAAATAGAAGAGAATCACCCGGCAAAAAAGGGGTCACCACCAGACCGGTTTCGCAAAAAATTATCAGGAAGATCAGAAGATAGATCCAGGGGCCAAAAATCCCTAACCATTCATTTAAATGAACGTCGAGATGGAGGAAGATCTCAAGGAGGGTCTTAAACAAACTGATGCAGAAATCAATGAAGGCATCGAAACTCATTTTGGTTTTCTAAGGATTTGGAAAAAATGTTTCAACAATTTCTTTGAATCCGCCGCCAAAACATCTGTCGATACTTCGATCTGATGATCCCCCACCCCTGAATTCGGAGCCGTTGCTCCAAAAACCAGTCGATCGATTCTCACCTGAAGCAGCGCCCCCATGCACATGAGACATGGCTCGAGTGTTACGTAAATCGTGACCCCATTCAGCCTCCAGCTCTTGAGTTTCTTGGAGACCTTTTTGAGAAGCAGGATCTCGGCATGGCCTAGTGGGTCCTGTGTCGTCTCACGAATATTGTGGGCTCGCCCGATAATTTTCCCCTCATAAACGGCAACGGCACCAATTGGCACTTCATCCTTATTAAAGGCCTTTTCCGCCTCACGGAGCGCATGTTTCATAAAAAATTCATCAGAGGATTTCATATTTTATCTTATAAAGAATTAGTTTAAGATAGGGCAACGATTTTATGCAACTCTCTCGACTCACCGCTATCGGCGCCGGCGTGACCGCCTTTCTCGGTTCGTGTTGCGCCCTGCCCCTTATGCTCCTCGGACTCACCGGAACCATCGGTTTCGCCTCGGCCTTTGTCCCGTATCAGAAATATTTTACCGTCGCGACATTCGCCCTCCTGGGAACCGCATTTTACCTTGTTTACGGACGAAAGCCGACAACCTGCGAAAATCCAAATCTTTGCAACCCGAAGACCCAAGGGATCACAAAATGGATCCTCTGGATTTCGACCCTCCTCGCGATAATCTTCTTGATCGGACCTTATTTAATTGCGAAATTCATGAGATAAAAGGGAGCCATCTAATAATCAGAAAAAATTTATTCATTGGGCTGAGACTTACGCAGACATTATTTAAGAAGGCATAGCAAAGAATCTATGCAAGAGGTTTGACCACTCGATCTTTTATACATATGAATTAGGCAATACAAATGGGCCCGTAGCTCAGGGGATAGAGCACCTGCCTTCAATAGAGGAGCCTTGGTCTGGGAAACAAACCAACCAAGTGGATGGCGCTATATGCGGGGAAGCCCTGATAGCCTTCTAGTACCCAATCGATGGGTAAAAACCTGGGAGGATTGGGTGATCCGCAGGGAAGTCCTTTTGGACCCCTCAGAGACCACACGCGTCACACCTGTAATGGTGAAGATATGGTCCAGCCTACAATCCGCAAAAGCGGTGCTTGGGAAACCAAGTGTGGGATGCTAAGCAGGGGGTCGCAGGTCCGAATCCTGCCGGGCCCACAATGAAGCGAATAACGGTCGTAGGCATTATTATTCTTTGTGCCACCTCCCTTCTTGCCGGCGAGGGTGTCCCCCCTGTTATCCATCTCGAAGAACAGATAGAACAGGCCTCTCGGGATCTCGAACCGATTTTGAGTGAATTGGAAGTCATCGATCTCTACCCTGATCAGGAACAAGAGGGACGTCTCCAGACAATCAAAACGGAGATCGGATCGTTTCAGAGTCGCTATTCTCCTCTCCTCTCCCGATTCCAAAAGGGGGCTCAGGAGAAACTTCTCCAGGATCTGAAAGAAGGGGCACGCAAGGAACGCCTCGCCTCAGCCAAACCGATCACGGAATCAGCTCTTCTCGAAATGAAATTAAAAGTTGCCGAAGCACGCCTTCGCGAAAAAAGGATCGGGGAAGAGCCGATCGATCGAATGAGAAAACAGGTCTGGGGATGGGAAAAAGTCTTAAGCCAAGTCGATCGGACGATCCAGGAAGGTTATCTCCTCGCCTTTCTCTCCGAATTGGCGAAAACGAGGGCTCGAGAGGCGTTGCAAAAACTGGAGCAGGAGACCCCTCAAATCCTGGAGGAAAAGAGACAAAAAGAAGAGGCGCTTCAATTCCTCCTTCGCGAGGCGATCGATCCGGATCTCAAATCCTTGAAAACCGCCCTCTTCAAGGAGCAACTCTTCCAGCTCGAAAATCGGCCTAAGGCTTTAAGACGTGAGGCCCAGATGGCGAAGCTGACGGAAGAACTTTCCTCCCCCTCTCAAAAAAGAAAAAAGCTCTACGAAGTTGCCCAGAGGGAAAAAAATCTCCTGGAGATCCTCACAAAAGAAAAGGAGCTGCTTTCCACAAGAAAAAGGAATTACGAAACACTGCAGACAAAGGTCAAGTCGGAGGCAGAATTAACACCACAGAACCCCTCCAATGGATTAAAGATCGGGATGAGTCTCGAATTCCCCCCTGAGATGCAGGAAAAAATAACCGCTGCTGAAACTCTGCTCGCGCTCGTGACAGGGGAGGAGCAGCGACTCGATCAGGGCCTTCAGAAACAGAGGGAATTAGTGGAGCTCGTTGAAGAGAGACTTCAGGAAAAGAGACTCTCCCCTGTCGGAGAGGTTGTCAATCAAGCGATACAAAAGTTGAAAGAAGTTTATCGAAAAATCATTCAGGCAATCCAAACGGTCTTTAGATTGGTAAACTCCTGGATCCCGAAAGATGATAATTCGCGACCAAGACCGGAGCGTTTGGTCCCGCCGAAGGGGAGTCTTGGATCTGATTTCGTCATCCCATTGATAAAAACAGACCCCGCATCGATCTTCGCCGCGAGTCGTTCTGCCTTTTCGAGATCCCTCGTCCAGAGACTCGCACCGAGACCATAGGGGGTGCGGTTGGCCAGTTCAATCGCCTCCTCTTCATCCTTCGCGACAATAAGTGAGGCAACAGGACCAAAGGTTTCTTCTTCAAACGCCGCCATTCCGGGCTGGACCTCTCTCAAGACCGTCGGGAGATAAAAATACCCCTTTCGGGAAAGTCGCTCCCCCCCATACAAACAAACAGCGCCACGCCTTTTGGATTCGTCGACCTGACGACTCAAGTTCTGCAAAAGATCCTCACGGGCCATCGGACCGATATTCGTTTCACGCGACATCGGATCGCCAACACGTTGTCCCTCTACCGCTTTTAAAAATCTTTCCTCAAACCCTTTCGCGATCGATTTGGTCAGAATAAACCTCTTCGCCGCGATACAGCTCTGACCGCAATTGAGCATGCGCGAACGCAAGGCCCAGGGGATACATTTTTCAAGATCAGCATCGGGAAGGACCACAAAGGGATCC
This genomic stretch from Deltaproteobacteria bacterium harbors:
- a CDS encoding DUF2141 domain-containing protein, which encodes MRRLKLFLLFMGLTLSFVSVAYADESAILEVQVEGIKNKKGEVGVALFSSTMGYPTHLEHAYETEWIPYEKGEGSLIFNFEGLPPGDYAVSVLHDTNGNRKVDRTGLGFPKEGVGFSNDQKVTLKAPSFKKSKFPLTAGESKKIVIQLEYRKD
- the acs gene encoding acetate--CoA ligase, with protein sequence MTEGLESLSQEKRLFPPPKEVSDRAWVKNLSAYTKLYEASLKDPEKFWAERAENYFWFKKWDRVLRFDWKDSYRVEWFGGSKTNLSVNALDRHLGKNGDRLAYLWIGNEPGEEKRISYRELFEAVCRFANVLKSHGVKRGDRIAIYLPMIPELPIAMLACARIGAIHSVVFGGFSAESLSDRILDAQCRYLITSDGGFRGNKKIPLKGIADEALKLCESKKLSLEKCFVVRRTGEPVPMQTGRDLWWDKEIASASNSCSAEKMDAEDPLFILYTSGSTGKPKGAVHTTAGYMVYAAESFRDIFDYHPEDLYWCTADIGWITGHTYTLYGPLCAGASSVLFEGIPTYPDPGRFWKIVEKHHVNVLYTAPTAIRSLMREGDQWPAKHNLSSLKILGSVGEPINPEAWIWYHKKIGGGRCPIVDTWWQTETGGILITPLPGAMPTKPGSASLPFFGIEPAILKEDGSECKTNEGGLLIIKKPWPGIMRTVYGQHDRFIETYFTQFPGRYFTGDSARRDEDGYFWLMGRIDDVIKVSGHRIGTAEVESALVAHPSVAEAAVVGIPHEIKGQGIYAFVSLREGFEPSEPLNKELYQHVRKEIGAIATPEKIQFAPALPKTRSGKIMRRILRKIAEEKPDEIGDTTTLADPTVVEQLIKNKQ
- a CDS encoding YwiC-like family protein, with product MGFFPRDILLPNEHGAWGMLVTAFLLGWLGAPELSRDPLLLLPAALGGFLTRYPVGIYFKKRRVTRQLGIPLKREKKWFLIYSIFTLLVGLPLLHPLGWWWLLPFTFLATLALALHLTAIIQRKERTLFVEITAMLGISLLAPAAAYAASKQFDWKIFILWILFVLFYTQRIIAIKEKVARRKETGLDIRKVGKRELIYSSLFFLAVILWMRISG
- a CDS encoding TIGR02147 family protein; its protein translation is MVKKNKEKSPSPNLFEYTDYRRYLADYYQSKKNEKPGFSYRLFSRKAELSSPSYLLDVIKGKKNVEGKSLSGFCKALEFNSRERLYFENLVRFNQATNQETKRYYYEQLLPILQKENGTRLATDQYEYFNHWYAPIIREMVGLENFREDPVWISHRLRRKITPTEAKKTLQLLLDLKMIERDAQGRLKPTVVNLTTPAEVSAISVVKFHEEMLERAKESLGKDAGSKREISSITAALTPTQFRQFKQEIQEFQNKMMQYLENTDPSAPHVYQFNCQLFSLTDLQEGETDVAPQQLKVG
- a CDS encoding TIGR00730 family Rossman fold protein, with product MKPNLKSICVFCGSNVGRNPRFREAARAIGKGVAEKGITGVYGGGGVGLMKVFADSVLGRGGKIIGVIPEMLFQKEVGHAGLTELHRVSSMHERKKMMYDLSDGFIALPGGFGTFEEILEIITWGQLGLHSKPCGVLNIDGYYDAFLTQIEKGTQEALIRPEHRALILIERDPLALLEKMESFQPAHVEKWINEDEV
- a CDS encoding DoxX family protein, with the translated sequence MLTKLKAIYEKWLVCTGVLASFFLLLTRINWGWQFVVTGKGKLANPGPVIEFFQGLGIPFPIFNVYLVGLTEFLGGLFLILGLGSRLITIPLAITMFVAYLTADRAAFFSFFTDTDAFVKATPFPFLITVLTVLFFGAGFFSIDRLFGRFVKRRISDHCENSCH
- a CDS encoding SPASM domain-containing protein, which encodes MNFSRTIFTRRSGDGNCYSCNKNYLETGVFTNWFEEFFETIVIKRHRLYGPRPVDPECQTCLYQPICHSGCPLTREEGKSVDCRIKKEIYAHLTEGGIDPGLFFKIRKRSTSKTIKIARFLDLLLKNRQMTIGEAQRKLQLTDNERDDSLEFIKKLHKEGDLKEGLC
- a CDS encoding hemolysin III family protein, producing MTTPLLSKDGSTHVTDEVYNTLISSLGAVLSAAGVCFLISLAWKTGQTEKIVAFSIYGFCLVTMFLSSALHHGIDGSPKTNHLLRQLDYFAIFFAIAGTATPLCLILLKNTFGWVMIGLVWALAVIGILFKAIRPNAPRWFMVSFYIGMGWLGLLIVKPIYLALHWEGIFSFILGGLFFTVGGLIYVLEKPNPFPGKFGFHEIWHCFFLAGSASHFYVISLLV
- a CDS encoding DedA family protein, which translates into the protein MSFDAFIDFCISLFKTLLEIFLHLDVHLNEWLGIFGPWIYLLIFLIIFCETGLVVTPFLPGDSLLFALGAMAATEQSVLKISWLVPLLFLAAVIGDAANYSIGRRVGPRIFNRKESWWLNKKHLLATEAFYEKHGGKTIVIARFMPIIRTFAPFVAGIGIMRYRRFAIFNVTGALLWVLVFLLGGYYFGNIPGVKKNFEFVIVGIIFVSFLPLGYRILKARFA
- a CDS encoding nucleoside deaminase; protein product: MKSSDEFFMKHALREAEKAFNKDEVPIGAVAVYEGKIIGRAHNIRETTQDPLGHAEILLLKKVSKKLKSWRLNGVTIYVTLEPCLMCMGALLQVRIDRLVFGATAPNSGVGDHQIEVSTDVLAADSKKLLKHFFQILRKPK
- a CDS encoding mercury transporter MerT: MQLSRLTAIGAGVTAFLGSCCALPLMLLGLTGTIGFASAFVPYQKYFTVATFALLGTAFYLVYGRKPTTCENPNLCNPKTQGITKWILWISTLLAIIFLIGPYLIAKFMR